The Salinispora tropica CNB-440 genome has a window encoding:
- a CDS encoding type II toxin-antitoxin system PemK/MazF family toxin yields MAVRVLHRGEVWRISGARERLGLVVSSDVYNSTAVPIVIVAEVVETALLRDSPLAVSMGERVVMPDRLSSPMKQWFSECVDVADHEVMRRVGRALRILQQL; encoded by the coding sequence GTGGCCGTCCGCGTGCTGCATAGGGGTGAGGTCTGGCGGATCTCGGGGGCCCGGGAGCGGCTGGGGCTGGTCGTCAGCTCCGACGTGTACAACTCCACCGCCGTGCCGATCGTGATCGTGGCGGAGGTGGTGGAGACGGCGCTGCTGCGGGACTCTCCCCTCGCGGTGTCGATGGGTGAGCGGGTGGTGATGCCTGACCGGCTCTCCTCGCCGATGAAGCAGTGGTTCTCCGAGTGTGTGGACGTGGCCGACCATGAGGTCATGCGTCGGGTCGGCCGGGCGCTACGCATCCTGCAACAACTCTGA